TGGTTGTTGGAATTTGATTTTTCGCCGATACTTAAAATTAGGGAACTTCGGCGATAGTATGGAGCAGATAGGACCCTGGGAAATTGGGGAAAGGACAACAGAAAGAAGATGAAAAGTGGCTTTCTTCGGAACCTGGGCGAGAATGATAATTCGGTGAAAAAGGTAAGTAAGTTACTTTTCCATGTAAGTTCCGAGTTTGTTTGCCTTACCTATTGTCTGTTTGTTTTTTTCTCTTTGTTCAGTAGCTCCGGGGTTATCTGGGCCGGTGAAGAGGACAGGCGAAATCCCTTGTCTGGACTTTATCTATCTCCTTTACAGGTAATATCCACAGAAGAAATCCAAACTCTTGATTCAGAAAAAAGAATTCCAATCGACGAAGATTCGGGAATTGCTCTTCGGGAAGAGCCAAAACCCGTAGATCCGAATGCTCAAGATGTTCCGGTTGTGCCAGGAGCCGATACCCCAGTAGAAAATACCGGATTAGAGACTGGCCCAAAAAATTTAGAAACTAAGATTCGTGAGGCGGAAGGTCTTCTCAAACGATATTATAGTCAGTTCATTGAAGAAAAACGAATTTGGGAAGATCGAGAGAAAGGAAATGTTTATAACTCTCGAACTGAGATGAATGATATCCGTCTTTTGTTATGGCAAAGCACTCATAAAAATTCAGAAACTTATATAGTTCGAGATTCACCATTATTATACCAATTACACATAAGGCTTGCTCGGTTGTATGTTGAGTCGGATAAGTATGCACCTGCCTTACGTCATTATCTTGCTGCGTTTCGATACCATCCTTTAGAAATGACGGAAGAAGGATTTCGAAATGGAGAATGGCAAAAAGAAGATGTATTGGGATATGATGCGGCTTCCGCAAAAGAACATGATCGTTTGTTTAACGAATGGAAACAGTCTGAACAAAAACTAAAAAAAACGAAAGATGAAATTCATCTCAAAGAAAGTAACTGGATCCGAGAAGGAAAAAGTTTATCGGATTTAATTCCCCAATCGAAACTTTGGAAAGAAGATGTTCGGCTTGCGGAAGAAAATAGAAAACAAACCAAACAGAAGTATGATGAGTCTGTGAACCTGCGGTATTTGGCCTATCTCAACAAACGAAAACAAGTGGAATCAGGTGACCTCTATGCATTTGCTAATGTGGTTAGGAAATTAGAAGATGATAACAAGGAACGCCTAAAGATTGTTAATAAACTAGGTACTGCGGGTAAGGGAATTTATGTTCTATTTGATTACAAGAGGAACACAGATTTTTTTGCTTACGAACTCATTTTGGAAAGAGCTTACCGGTTATGGAATGAAAACCCATTGGTGCTAACCGATATTGCGGAACAGTACAGACAAGATGGAAAAAAAGAAAGAGCCGCAGACTTTTATGAAAAGGGTTTGGTCGAACTTTTAAAAGTAAAATCTCCATCACAAGAAGAACAAGAAAGAATCATCAAATCCAATCTTCGTTTGGCTACCATTAATGCAGACTTAAAACGTAATATCATCGCAGGTCAGTTTTACGAAAAGTATTTTAACTTATCTCCTGATTCTGCTGATAAAACCAGAGTTTCTTATGAGATTGGAGTTTTTTTCAATTCACAAATTGGAGATCCTGATCGGGCAGTTCCATTTTTAGAATACTGGTTAGAGCGTAATAGTAAGGACTGGAATCCTTCCTTAGATACGGATACTGGACTTACGGAACTCGAATCCATAGCCTATTATTATCTGAGTAAAAAAGATAAAAAACACAAACGAAATGAATTGGAACGTAATAAACTTAATCTCTCTTTTGCACAGTGGAAGAGGTTAGATGAAAAAACGATCCTTGCTGAAAAAGAACTGAAAGATTTGATCGAGAAAAAACAAAATTTAAAAAAAGATCTTATGGTAACAACCCTTGATGAAATTCTTTCACAGTATCGATTGATGGATTTAAAAATTGAAGACCAGGAAGCAGTCATTCGTGTATTAGAAACCAAAAGAAATAAAATTCCGTTGATTAAAATTTTATTTCGGTTGGGTGTATTGGCTGAAGAATCGAGAGACTTTGTGAAAGCAAAAGAGTTTTATGAGCTAATCATCAAAGAAGGTGGAGAAACCGACATTCGAGTGGCTCTGAAAGAATTAGAGCGAGTTAGGAAAATTTTAGAAACAGGAAATATACAACCACCAATCAGCGAGAGTATTTGATGATTTCATCTGTCTGGTCACCAGCTAATTCTTGTTCTAGGTTTTCTTGCGTATAACCTTCGTCAGGTAACACGCGAAATTTCACCTCATCCACAGTGTCCCCTTCATGAACAATTTTAATCAAATACTCGCCAGTTCGTAATAGGGAAAATTCATCTCTGATCGCAAGGGAATCTGGTTCCACTCGTTTCTTTTTGATATCAATTTCCACGAAGTCCAATTCATAACGATTGAGAGAGATATAGAAGTCGGTTTCTAAACCTGGACTTCTGGAAAACTGATAGACATAGTGAATGGTATCAGTGGGAGAAAAGATAAGATCATCCCGCATCATTTTATAGTCTGTGATGGTTTGGATGTGTTTTTCTAAAATGTCCATTTCTTCCATCTTTGTAGTGGTCCAACCAAACTCACCTTTGGGAACTCCGCATTGGATGAGAGTGAGCGTAAAAAGGATAGGTAGAAATGAAAAAATATGTTTGGAAAAATTCCGAATGAGGGGACTAACCACCGAATTCTGTCTCATCTTAGTTTGATTTTCGACAGATTTTAGATTTCTCCCGGTAGGAAATCGAAACTTTAATCTATAATTTTTCCACGGTCAGAGATGTCCTTCTCTTTGGATTTTGTCCATTCTGGATTGTTTGGATGTCCTTCCCTTTGTCTGTTTCCCAGTTCTTCGGCAATTTTAGCCGGCAAAATCAGGATTCGGCTCACCCAACGCAGGATCAAAAAAAGAAGAATCGAAAGGACTATGATTTTTGCCATACAAACCTCACCGGGCCCGAAGTGATTTGGGAAGGTGGCGGTCTTCCTGGTTTTCGCCCCAACCAAGCCTCGTAACACCATACAATCCAACTAGGAGAAAAAGGAAAACGGAAAGATAGAGTATGGGACTGTATTCTTCTGAATAAAAAACCCGACCTTCTCCTGGTTTCGGAACTTTTTTGGGTGTTTGGGGTAGGCCAAATTTTCTGGCAAGTGATTCAATTTGGATGAAGTTGATGACGGGAACTTCACGTTCTAAGAAAGATTTGATTACCGAATTGGGAACATGAACTTCTTCCGGTAAGTCGGTGATGAGGCCATTTTTGAAAACTTGTTTTCCTAAGTTAGTTCCTAGTATAGTTGTGCCGCCGCCTACATTCACAAATAATTTGATTGGTTTTCCACCGGATAACTCATCATACAATTTCATTCGTTTTTCAATGGAGTCGTCAAAGTGGAGGGGATCCAATAGTTTTATATGATTTCTTTGTAAAGCGCGACCTAAAAGATCCTTACCTTCTTTGGAAATTCCCATGGCTTTATCCTGAATTCCCCCAAGAGACGCATAACTAGACTTAAACGAAAAAATTCCTGATTCTACAAGTTCTCTTTCCATATCCAACCAAAGCATTTGTGGATGGTTGGCACCAAATTGTGATGCGGAAGCACTGGAGATAATGATGGGTTTGAGTTTTAAGGTATCTAACGCTGCAAATAAACAGATATTGAGTGCCGGAAAAGATCCTGATACGGCCACTGCCACCGTATCACCTTCTTCCAATTTTGCTTTTTTTAGAAATTGGATCATAACGGCAGCGAAGTTTGGATTGATGGATGTTTGTTTCGCTGATAGAGACCCACTATTGCTTGTAACGGGTGTTAGAAATTCTCCGATGAATCCAGAATTGGTTGGATCTAATTCTTTATAATCTGGTTTTTTATATTTTAGAAGTTCGGGTTTTAAAATTTGGAATCCACGTTCGGCAAGTTTTGCCGCATGGAGTTTTTTTTTGAAATAGGATTGTTCCTTTTTTACCTTACAAGTTTCGATTAACAAAAGACCTAAGATTCCCAAAATTGCTAATAGAAAGAGTGCGATCCGGGAATGTTTCCACGGCGACCAATAAATCTTAGTCATCATAATGTTTCTAACTCTGTTCCCAAGATGAAAATCAAAAGAATTTTTACGAATATAGCGGCAAGGATAAGTACAGATGTTGTTTCTAATACACCTTGTCTTTCATACCAAACAGCAATCAGACCTGGAATGATAAATCCGATTCCTCTTACTTCTGAAAGATAAGAAATATCTATATCTGGAAGGATTTGGTAGTTGAGTAGGTATCCGAAAAAATAGCCGAATAACAGAATAAAGACGATTTTTCTTTTCCCAAAAATAAGTAAAAAATTAGATAATAGTTCTACACAAATATAGGAAAGTAATGCAATCAGAAAGGTTAGGGCAATGTCCTTTGGATGATTTAACGACATTGCCAAATACCCCGGTACAACGAGGCCAGTTCCAAGAATACCAAACAATTCCGAAAATACTAAACTAACAACAAGACTCAGTCCAATAGAAAGTGGAAGAATTTCATTCATTCGTTTGTTCCGACCTGTTTTTCAGATATAAAGATAAATCCATTCCGAGTCCCACTATATTTCCAATCCCAAAAACCATAGATTGTTTTGGTAGAATAGAAAGTAAAGATTCAAAAATTTCATCTAAACTTAAATGTTCCCATACAAAGATAGGTATGTCTTTTTTGGAATAAGACTTTAGATATTTAAACGCAAGAGAAGTGGAAGATCCAATCAAAATGACTGCTTCGTATCCTTCCCAATTAGCAAACTCTTTGGTCAATTGATGGCTTCGTTCTGGTCTATCTTCTCTTGTATGGAATAAGATGAATCGTTTGTTGTATTGCGGGTATCTTTCAATGACTGATGACCAAATCAGTTTTGTGCTATCGGGGTCATTTGCTGCCATAGCATTTGCATAAATAAATTCCTTTCCAAAAAAATGGATCGGCGATACTGAGAGAGCTCCTGGATCTGGATTTACTTTCCACATTGATTCCAGTGCTTTTTTTCGATCCACTCCTAGTAATTCGCAGACCTTAAGAGCGAGGTATACATTCTCTTTATGTTCCCAATAAGAAAACTTCGCCATCTCTTCATCTGTAATGGTTTGCACTGATTCTTCTTGGATTAATAAAGCTTTTGAACTGCGATCGTTACAAACCTCAAGGATCAAGGATTCAAATTCCGTAGGTCCAGTAACAAGGATTCCTTTCACTGGACAACCAGACAATAATGACTTGGCGACATCGACTAAATCGGGCCCCATCACTTCCAAGTGGTCCTCTCTGATGTTTGTAATCACTCCAATGTCTGATTTTAAAATTTGTCCTTCACTGGCCCATTGGTAACGCGGTTCTAAGGCCATACATTCTAAAACAACGATATCTGCACCCATCCGTTCGGCCTTTTTTAGAATTTTAATTTGTTCTAAAATAGATGGCTTGCCAAATCGAGATATAGACTCTTCGGTTCCGTCTGGAAAAATCATTCTCGCCATACTTCCCGTTGTTTTTGCGAAAACGGACATACCTGTGGCGGAAAGTCCTGCTCGTATAAGTCTTGTTACACTAGACTTTCCTCTGGTTCCATTTACATGGATTCGGTGTTTAAACTTTTTTAAGGTACGATTGTGTAGGAAATATTCAAAAGTATAATAAAGTATTAAAACAAGAATAATGAGGAAAAAAAGAAAAGCGTTTGGTTTCATTTGAATTTTTCGGGATGATACATTTCCTTCAAGGGAATGTCATTTGATTGTAACTCAAAACTGAGAAGATTCACGTAGTTTTCTATGAGCATACGATACAAATTCTTATTAATATTGAGTGTGAGTCAAATTCTTCTTGTAATTGCTCTCACGACTAGCTTCGCCTATCTTTTACAATCGGTAAAAAATATTCCACAAACTCAGCGAGCGGAAGACTTGTCTCGGAAT
The sequence above is drawn from the Leptospira sp. WS4.C2 genome and encodes:
- the pgsW gene encoding poly-gamma-glutamate system protein, giving the protein MTKIYWSPWKHSRIALFLLAILGILGLLLIETCKVKKEQSYFKKKLHAAKLAERGFQILKPELLKYKKPDYKELDPTNSGFIGEFLTPVTSNSGSLSAKQTSINPNFAAVMIQFLKKAKLEEGDTVAVAVSGSFPALNICLFAALDTLKLKPIIISSASASQFGANHPQMLWLDMERELVESGIFSFKSSYASLGGIQDKAMGISKEGKDLLGRALQRNHIKLLDPLHFDDSIEKRMKLYDELSGGKPIKLFVNVGGGTTILGTNLGKQVFKNGLITDLPEEVHVPNSVIKSFLEREVPVINFIQIESLARKFGLPQTPKKVPKPGEGRVFYSEEYSPILYLSVFLFLLVGLYGVTRLGWGENQEDRHLPKSLRAR
- the pgsC gene encoding poly-gamma-glutamate biosynthesis protein PgsC, producing the protein MNEILPLSIGLSLVVSLVFSELFGILGTGLVVPGYLAMSLNHPKDIALTFLIALLSYICVELLSNFLLIFGKRKIVFILLFGYFFGYLLNYQILPDIDISYLSEVRGIGFIIPGLIAVWYERQGVLETTSVLILAAIFVKILLIFILGTELETL
- the pgsB gene encoding poly-gamma-glutamate synthase PgsB, whose protein sequence is MKPNAFLFFLIILVLILYYTFEYFLHNRTLKKFKHRIHVNGTRGKSSVTRLIRAGLSATGMSVFAKTTGSMARMIFPDGTEESISRFGKPSILEQIKILKKAERMGADIVVLECMALEPRYQWASEGQILKSDIGVITNIREDHLEVMGPDLVDVAKSLLSGCPVKGILVTGPTEFESLILEVCNDRSSKALLIQEESVQTITDEEMAKFSYWEHKENVYLALKVCELLGVDRKKALESMWKVNPDPGALSVSPIHFFGKEFIYANAMAANDPDSTKLIWSSVIERYPQYNKRFILFHTREDRPERSHQLTKEFANWEGYEAVILIGSSTSLAFKYLKSYSKKDIPIFVWEHLSLDEIFESLLSILPKQSMVFGIGNIVGLGMDLSLYLKNRSEQTNE